A portion of the Thunnus albacares chromosome 5, fThuAlb1.1, whole genome shotgun sequence genome contains these proteins:
- the LOC122982050 gene encoding tubulin alpha-1C chain-like has protein sequence MRECISVHVGQAGVQIGNACWELYCLEHGIQPDGQMPSDKTIGGGDDSFNTFFSETGAGKHVPRAVFVDLEPTVIDEVRTGTYRQLFHPEQLITGKEDAANNYARGHYTIGKEIIDLVLDRIRKLADQCTGLQGFLVFHSFGGGTGSGFTSLLMERLSVDYGKKSKLEFSIYPAPQVSTAVVEPYNSILTTHTTLEHSDCAFMVDNEAIYDICRRNLDIERPTYTNLNRLISQIVSSITASLRFDGALNVDLTEFQTNLVPYPRIHFPLATYAPVISAEKAYHEQLTVSEITNACFEPANQLVKCDPRHGKYMACCLLFRGDVVPKDVNAAIAAIKTKRTIQFVDWCPTGFKVGINYQPPTVVPGGDLAKVQRAVCMLSNTTAIAEAWARLDHKFDLMYAKRAFVHWYVGEGMEEGEFSEAREDMAALEKDYEEVGTDSLGDEDEGEEY, from the exons ATG CGTGAGTGTATCTCAGTGCACGTTGGTCAGGCTGGTGTCCAGATTGGAAATGCCTGCTGGGAGCTTTACTGCCTGGAACATGGGATCCAGCCGGACGGACAGATGCCCAGTGACAAAACCATTGGAGGAGGAGACGATTCCTTCAACACCTTCTTCAGTGAGACTGGAGCCGGAAAGCACGTCCCCAGAGCTGTTTTTGTTGACCTGGAGCCCACTGTCATTG ATGAGGTTCGCACTGGGACCTACCGCCAGCTCTTCCACCCTGAGCAGCTGATCACTGGCAAGGAGGATGCTGCCAACAACTATGCCCGTGGACACTACACCATCGGCAAAGAGATCATCGACCTGGTGCTGGACAGGATCCGCAAACTG GCCGACCAGTGCACTGGCCTTCAGGGCTTCCTGGTGTTCCACAGCTTCGGAGGTGGCACCGGCTCTGGTTTCACCTCCCTGCTGATGGAGCGTCTGTCTGTCGACTACGGCAAGAAGTCCAAGCTGGAGTTCTCCATCTACCCAGCTCCCCAGGTGTCCACCGCTGTGGTGGAGCCCTACAACTCCATCCTGACCACCCACACCACCCTAGAGCACTCTGACTGTGCCTTCATGGTAGATAACGAGGCCATCTACGATATCTGCCGTAGGAACCTCGATATCGAGCGTCCTACCTACACCAACCTGAACAGGTTGATCAGTCAGATTGTGTCCTCCATCACTGCTTCCCTTCGTTTCGATGGTGCCCTCAATGTTGATCTGACAGAGTTCCAGACCAACTTGGTGCCATATCCCCGTATCCACTTCCCTCTGGCCACCTATGCCCCCGTCATCTCTGCTGAGAAGGCTTACCATGAGCAGTTAACGGTGTCTGAAATCACCAACGCCTGCTTCgagccagccaatcagctcgTGAAATGCGACCCTCGCCACGGCAAGTACATGGCTTGCTGCCTGCTGTTCCGTGGCGATGTGGTTCCCAAAGATGTGAACGCTGCCATTGCTGCCATCAAAACCAAGCGCACCATCCAGTTTGTGGACTGGTGTCCCACTGGTTTCAAGGTTGGCATCAACTACCAGCCTCCCACCGTGGTTCCTGGTGGAGACCTGGCCAAGGTCCAGAGGGCTGTGTGCATGCTGAGCAACACCACTGCTATCGCAGAGGCCTGGGCTCGGCTTGACCACAAGTTTGATCTGATGTACGCTAAGCGTGCCTTTGTTCACTGGTATGTGGGTGAGGGTATGGAGGAGGGAGAGTTCTCTGAGGCCAGAGAGGACATGGCAGCTCTGGAGAAGGATTATGAGGAGGTTGGAACTGATAGTTTGGGAGACgaggatgaaggagaagagTATTAA